From Apium graveolens cultivar Ventura chromosome 9, ASM990537v1, whole genome shotgun sequence, the proteins below share one genomic window:
- the LOC141684302 gene encoding protein BONZAI 1-like isoform X2, whose amino-acid sequence MLVFRVYDVDTPFHDLEVKMIKLDEQQILGEATCALSEIITKSNRSLTIDLKHLEDSTRPGHPGKLGQLTICAEECVSSKISTELALRCLDLEYKDLFARNDPFLTISKYLESGITFPICRTEVLKNDQCPAWKPIFLNIQHVGSKDSPLIIECFNFNSNGKHDLIGKAEKSLAELEKLHSMGSGVHLYSPTPVGNNYQNKVLKSQLFVDTFSESVQHTFLDYLAGGCELNFMVAIDFTASNGNPRLPDSLHYIDPTGRPNAYQKAILDVGEVLQFYDSDKKFPAWGFGARPIDGPVSHCFNLNGSSTYCEVEGIRGIMMAYTSALYNVSLAGPTLFGPVISEASLIASQSLGNKQKYYVLLIITDGVITDLQETKDALVKASDLPLSILIVGVGGADYKEMEILDADKGERLESTTGRVASRDIVQFVPFRDVDSGEVSIVQSLLAELPSQFLTYMRTRDIHPAS is encoded by the exons TATGATGTTGATACTCCATTTCATGATCTGGAAGTAAAG ATGATAAAGCTTGATGAGCAACAAATACTTGGTGAGGCGACATGTGCTCTGTCTGAG ATAATCACCAAATCAAATAGGTCATTAACAATAGATCTTAAACATTTAGAGGATTCTACCAGACCAGGTCATCCTGGAAAACTTGGCCAGCTTACTATATGTGCCGAAGAATGTGTTAGCTCAAAGATTTCTACAGAGTTGGCATTAAGGTGTTTGGATTTGGAATATAAAGATCTCTTTGCAAGAAAT GACCCATTTTTGACGATATCTAAATATTTGGAGAGCGGGATTACGTTTCCAATTTGCAGGACAGAAGTTTTGAAAAATGATCAGTGCCCGGCATGGAAACCGATTTTTTTGAATATCCAACACGTTGGCAGCAAG GACAGTCCTCTTATTATAGAGTGCTTTAACTTCAATAGCAATGGAAAACATGATTTGATAGG AAAAGCTGAGAAATCACTAGCTGAATTGGAAAAGCTGCACTCCATGGGGAGTGGTGTGCATTTATATTCACCAACCCCTGTTGGTAACAATTATCAAAACAAG GTTTTAAAGAGCCAACTATTTGTGGACACATTTTCTGAAAGTGTGCAACATACATTCTTGGATTATTTGGCTGGTGGATGTGAGCTGAACTTTATGGTGGCCATCGACTTCACAG CTTCGAATGGCAATCCACGACTACCGGATTCCTTGCATTACATTGACCCTACTGGCCGACCAAATGCATACCAGAAA GCAATCTTAGATGTTGGAGAGGTATTGCAATTCTACGACTCAGACAAAAAGTTTCCTGCTTGGGGTTTCGGAGCACGGCCAATTGATGGGCCTGTTTCCCATTGCTTTAACTTGAATGGGAGCAGTACATACTGCGAG GTTGAAGGCATTCGAGGAATCATGATGGCATATACAAGTGCCCTTTATAACGTTTCACTTGCTGGACCGACATTGTTTGGACCAGTGATTAGTGAAGCTTCACTGATTGCGAGTCAGTCTCTAGGGAATAAACAGAAATACTATGTTTTGTTGATAATTACA GATGGAGTTATAACAGATCTCCAGGAAACAAAAGATGCTCTGGTGAAGGCATCTGATCTGCCCTTGTCGATCCTTATTGTAGGAGTCGGGGGAGCTGATTACAAAGAGATGGAG ATTTTAGATGCAGATAAAGGTGAAAGACTTGAAAGTACGACAGGACGTGTAGCATCTCGTGATATAGTTCAGTTTGTTCCATTCCGAGATGTAGATA GTGGAGAGGTTTCAATCGTTCAATCTCTTCTGGCGGAACTACCTTCTCAGTTTTTAACATACATGCGAACAAGAGATATTCATCCGGCTTCCTGA